One window of Candidatus Methylomirabilota bacterium genomic DNA carries:
- a CDS encoding PilZ domain-containing protein, with the protein MRHRYLRHPIHVPVLYKKLDQEEPVPTGMGWTEDLGEHAACLKLPTTLHLGWTLGLVIFAEPDVVEAEARIVWVRAGGQRKFYYHGVEFIRLSPAYYESLLRALPQGRSSQQRDTYRFPMTRPIECHIGGVHTPPMEGRTVDISRAGAMVFFPQRIPPRTRVDITLHGHRPDRIRGRVRWVADANDGPGLIRHGIEFLGGPLLPQRFLSLFPGTLIEGSSGDRPSS; encoded by the coding sequence ATGCGCCACCGTTACCTTCGACATCCAATCCACGTCCCAGTGCTTTACAAAAAATTGGACCAGGAGGAGCCTGTCCCGACGGGAATGGGCTGGACCGAGGACCTGGGAGAGCACGCTGCCTGCCTGAAGCTGCCGACCACACTCCACCTGGGATGGACTTTGGGCCTTGTCATTTTTGCGGAGCCAGATGTTGTCGAAGCCGAGGCGCGCATTGTCTGGGTACGGGCAGGGGGCCAACGAAAGTTCTACTATCACGGCGTGGAATTCATCCGTCTCTCGCCAGCCTATTATGAGTCCCTCCTAAGAGCTCTCCCCCAGGGCAGGTCCTCGCAGCAGCGGGACACGTACCGCTTCCCAATGACGCGCCCCATCGAGTGTCATATCGGCGGGGTACACACCCCTCCCATGGAGGGCCGGACCGTGGACATCAGCCGAGCCGGAGCCATGGTCTTTTTTCCCCAGCGGATCCCTCCTCGCACCCGGGTCGATATCACGCTCCACGGTCACCGTCCGGACCGAATTCGCGGCAGGGTGCGGTGGGTGGCCGATGCGAACGATGGCCCCGGACTGATCCGCCACGGCATTGAATTCCTCGGGGGGCCCCTCCTCCCTCAAAGGTTCCTCAGCCTCTTCCCGGGTACACTCATCGAGGGGAGCTCGGGTGATCGACCCTCCTCGTAA
- a CDS encoding PilZ domain-containing protein, producing MGPTATRQHSRFPLRLPILCESQGVPGYRTVGITRNVSIGGLMLEAPRPLTPHTPTSLRLLAGDRIAHAEAVVVWMTQEPSSRMGMRFTTWAGTDSHVWDQLLAFQAGPTPRASLRIPITLEVTCVIPPDIRLRGQAKNVSDGGLMVTLPKAFPPQTLVTVEVPSWVTRLPVEAEVMWTLTTSEGHDVIHGLRFLSEDVGKELFLIGALLQQLLD from the coding sequence ATGGGCCCAACCGCGACCCGCCAGCATTCTCGATTCCCGCTCCGCTTGCCGATCCTCTGTGAGAGCCAGGGGGTCCCCGGCTACCGCACCGTCGGGATCACGCGGAATGTGAGCATCGGTGGGCTGATGCTTGAGGCCCCGCGGCCCCTGACCCCTCATACGCCGACGAGCCTTCGCTTGCTTGCAGGAGACCGGATCGCCCATGCAGAGGCGGTGGTCGTCTGGATGACTCAAGAGCCGAGCAGCCGCATGGGCATGCGTTTCACCACATGGGCCGGGACCGACTCTCATGTCTGGGATCAGCTCTTGGCCTTTCAGGCGGGCCCAACCCCCCGGGCCTCCCTCCGCATTCCAATCACCCTCGAGGTCACCTGTGTGATCCCCCCGGACATTCGCCTGCGCGGCCAGGCGAAGAATGTCAGCGACGGGGGCCTGATGGTTACCCTTCCGAAGGCCTTTCCTCCCCAAACACTCGTGACCGTGGAGGTTCCCTCGTGGGTCACCCGCCTTCCGGTGGAAGCAGAAGTGATGTGGACCCTGACCACTTCGGAGGGGCATGACGTCATACATGGCCTGCGGTTCCTTTCGGAGGACGTTGGCAAGGAACTCTTCCTGATCGGGGCCCTTCTCCAGCAGCTCCTTGATTGA